The Argentina anserina chromosome 5, drPotAnse1.1, whole genome shotgun sequence genome includes the window CTTCGAGCTTTCGCTTCTCGCCGGCGTGCGAAACCGTGACGGAACTCTCCTCTTTACACGTCTTAGTCTTCCTTCTCCCTCCTTCTCTTTCTTCGTCATCAACTATCTCCGTCTCGGAGTCAGGGTAGCCTGAACTGTGCTTGCTCTGCTTCCGAGACGACGTCGTTCGCGAGCTCTTCTTCATCGTCGGTAAAATGAAAAGCTAAAAGAATTGAAATTCAGTGACGGTGGGACGGGAAAGAGGAAAGTTGATCGGAAATATGAGAGTTTATATTGCCGGAAAAGGGAGAGGGGGAATTTCGATTTTGATCTCACAGTACAGTAATTTGAGACCAACAgacggaagaagaagaagcaaagaaACTTCGGAGTGGCACAAATGACAACACTGCCCGTTATTTTTATTACATCATCAATGAACGAAACAATAAATATACCGCACATTGGATCACGGTCTCGGAGCTTGTTAGATTTTGAGTTATGGAAAAGGAAATTCCGCTCTGTCCGAATGATGATTAGAATCTAAATCATTGTATAtaactcaaaacaacacactTCATCAATTAATTTGCCACGAATAATTAAcaatattgtatacgtgtcagGTCTATAgatctcaaaacaaaaataaatgtaGCATTTAGTTCGATTTGTGTAGATTAATTCGCTTTTTCTAGTTTGAAATGTACACGTTGTTGGGCTCAAAAACTGCAATATCAAAAGTTTAGTTGATATACCGttgaaatttttgtttttttcagcCTTAGGATATTATCTTTCCACACCATGAGAATGGGGATGGAATCTTGGTTGGGTATATGAAGCCCATACTTCTCAACCAAGAGTAGCTTATTATCATTATGTAAATGCTTTTATATATCCAATCTTTAtcgatttttttaatatttaattttttttatattttgtcaaaatttctatttttagagATCTTCGATATCTCCTCGATAgtcgatattttagtcctCGGCCGGACTAGCATAAGTGGATAGAATGTCGTTATAGGATTAGATTCGCGTACAATCCAAAATAATAAGTCAATTTTTTATCAAATCCAGTGCATTATAAATCCAATAATCCACTTATAAATAGACTGGCTCTGGATTGGACCTAGGTATTACCCTCCACGTGTGTAGTATGTTGTGTATTGGTGATTGGTGATAGAGAGAACAAACCTAGACGCATCCAACTAGTTGGGGAAGATAGGATCATATACTCATCATAGGACAGTGTTACACAAAAGCTTTGTGTGGCCACAAATCTTTTTCCATCTCTCAGAGCCTGCAACTTTCAATCAAACAATGGCTTCCAACATCAATCTCCCTAGCTTTCAGGGTCCTCTTCTAAAATCCAATTTCCTTGGTAGAAATGACCTCTATAATCTTGCCCCTAGGCCTTGTTTCACAGTTCAAAGAAGGCCATCCCCTCATCACCTAAGAACATATGCCAAGTTTAATCTTTTCGAAATCTTGGGAGGCAGAGGACTTCTAAATGGTGAGCGAGGCGTCGAGAAAGAGCTTACAAGAAATGTcgaagaagaagcagcagcagcagctgtTGGTGATGAGACAGAGAAAACagagggagaagaagaatcaGAAGGCTCGGCAGTTGCTGGCATTGACAGTGCTCAAGAAGCTGCTTTTGAAAAGGAGTTGATGGGGCTTACTGGAGGATTTCCTGGTGGTGAAACAGGGTTGAGAAAGTTCATTGAGAAAAACCCACCTCCCAAGAAACCCCCAGCTGCAAAATCTGGAACAACAGCAGCGATTATGAACTCAAAGAAGCCGAAAGCACCTGAATTGCCATTGTTACTACCTGGTATGATCGCCATTGTTAGCAATCCAAATAGCCCGTATCACATGTACTGTGGCATTGTTCAGAGAATCACCGATGGAAAAGCTGGGGTTCTTTTCGAGGGAGGGAACTGGGATCGGTTAATCACTTTTCGACTGGAAGAGTTAACTCGCAGAGAGAAAGGACCTCCAGGGAAGAATCCCAGATCCGCGATTCTTGAACCTCTGCTTCAAAGGGATTCTGAATGAGTCATTTTCTTAGTTTCTGTACCATAAGCATGTGTATTATATTCGGAATGTGCAAATAAAGAAATTCCAAGCTTTTATGACAATCTCATTATTTGTAAACTGTAAAAAGATATGTCAAGGATGGAATTCAATATCACATCTTTAAGGTGTTTGACTACACATGAATTTCCGCCAGTAGTTGtcatttaaagaaaaaagggGAACTAAGAGCAACTCCAAGTGCTTCAAATGGTCAGAAAAATGTCCAGAATATGACCCTCCATTATTCAAGCTCCACAGAAGATCAGATGCAGCCACCCAACTGCCAATAAACGGTtgaaaagaatcaatacaaaGAAGACTGATGTCAAGTTTATCATGTCACCATTATGAAAATCTTGATGATAATAGATAAATTGACCAGTTGCATGCTCATAAAGATTTAAAATACACTTCGGAAGTTTATATATAGTATTATAATGTAATATGAAcattaagtaaataaaatcagaaaagaagCACATCATACAATACAACTAAACAAATGTAAGACGAAACATGATTATCAATTTTTTCACATTGATGATGCATATTTTCAGCTATGAGAGGTCACCAGAAGTAAATCTGACTATGTAAATCTTCACCGCACCATCAGAAATGTAAATTACTCGTAACTATGAAAACTTGCAATGAAACTATAGTGTTAATCATGAGCAACATCTAGTTAGTGTTTCTATTTCACTAATTTATGATTCACATCCCAGTGATTTACTATTCGTTAACATAGGGTCTCAGATTAACAATACTCGTCCCATGACCAGTTGGAAAGATTTTCCTCCTGACCAATAAAGTGAAATGAACTTACTGGCAATGAACTGGTGAAACTCACTTCCTGGTTCCCACCCACTTTCACAACACCCGAAACAGGCATTTTGAGTATCATATGTTTATATaagggagaaaaaaaaaacacacatctTATCACTTTCACCTATTTAAACTAGTAAATGCATGTCTCTGGGTGGCCAGTGAAGAGGCAAGCATTAGGGTTGAAGAACTCAATTCAATGAAAGTTGATGAATCgaacaataaatataaattcttCAACTATAGGTTAAAAGTTCCACACACCATAATAGCCTCAATCTCTTCTTTGGATACTGGTGTTCTTGGGGGTTGTTCAGAAGCTTTTCCTCCCAAAGTTGGTGAAGCCTTTGAACCTGAGAAGAAACCTTGAACAGAATCACCGGCCAAAGGTGCTGCTGCCTGAGATTCAGAACCTGCCACAGTAAATTGCCAGAtttaacgaaaaaaaaaaacaaattatatcCATAACGAACTAGTATCAAAGCAAAGCATAAAGAGTAGAAAGAGaagaggtaaaaaaaaaaacttaagaaTTAGCTCAATAGAAGCATCAAAACTAGGCTGAAGATTAAAAGATGGTGATGTCATGCATATCGACATATTACTCGTGGACGCAGAGCACAGAATACTCAGCTACTCACAGTGTACTTAATGTCATGTTACCAAAGAGTTTTATGTTGTATCATAATAAATCACAATAATAGTTTCAAACATCATTCACCTCATCAATAAAATTCCATAACAGGAGGCTAACATTTCAAATGTAAAACAAAACAGTGACATCCTACATAATATAATGAGAGTGGCCAGAATCTTCAATGCTTATTGCAATAGTCAAACATGGTTCCACAAGGCTAGTAGTACGCATGACTGAGAGTGCAAAGGAAATAACTAAACTTTTGATCAAGAAGGCTCCAAATGCCAGTTCCTTTGAGTTATGACTATATATTATCAGCCTAAGTTGTGGCTTTTCCCACTTAGACTATGTCTCTCTTACAAAAGCATAAATTTGGCAACTCAATTTAAGCAGCACCTACTCATAAAAATAGAGATACTCACGATGTGCTGCATTAATTTCACTAACCTCAATTTTTTTGGGAAAAGTTCATTTTAATATGTGAGCAAAGTATTATTACACCCAAACATTCTGTAACAAGAGAAAGTTCGAAACGTGTACTGAAGCTTCCCATTCCCAATAAGCACCCTCGATTAAACAGGCctaattactgttcactttTAAAATGCTAATAACATTCTCAACACATCAAATTCCATCTCTTACAAACTCACCCAAAACTCCAATGAGTAATTTGTATGATCCAGCCAAGCTGAAGGACTTACATACTtccattcaaaaaaaaaaacttacataCTTAAAACTTGACCAAGTGTTACTTAATCTAAGCAAATCGAAAACCCAGTAACCTATTAAAATGGTGCAGGCATACTCAAAACACAGGCAAGTCTTGACAGAACTAAAACCACTCTCTAAAGTTCAAAACTTACCGGGGTCTTGATCACATACTACAAATTCAATTATCATCTTATAGGCCAATCGAAAAGAACCCATCAAAATTGAAACCAAGTGCATATAAATGCACAAACATAACGCTGAGAAAGAATTCCTACAGTATATGGGTAACGATGAATaaggagaattgaaagagGCACAGACCAGCCGGCTTTGGATGTCTCTGGGGAAATTTGATGCGAGGGATTCGCTTCATCAACTGGGCTCCACccatctcttctcttctcttctcttctcttcttcgaTGTATCTGTCCTGATTGACAATATGCAGcacaagaagaacatcaaCACACCAGCCCACTATCCACTGGGTTACCCGGCCCATTTAACTtggtttaataaaaaaaaatctcagaaTGCAAAAGTTAATGATCCAATATTTACTACAACAAAAATTATTAGTTTCGAAGCATAGGCGGATCCAGGATTTAAGAATAGTCTAAACTCGGATTCTCTCCTCATGAGCTCTTACCTCATATTGCCTCATaggcaatgttctaaatatcctgatattaagaaaacgatatGATAAGTTGCTTATCGGTCTATTATATTGGTTAACCCGAAAAATTAATATATcggtgttttattttattttatttttaaaaccacattttttgaaaaatattttaaagaaaatgaaagtttcGTCGATAGCATTCGAtgacgagagagtttatgatgaatgatcacctccatttttattaattaatactatttatgtattttaattttcaaaacaatcaaatattttttatgaagtttatttagtacatttacttCTATAAGTTTAAATTTCTCAAgcttatttggtatattttgatgtatatgtttataaatatattaaattgaattaaaaattagaaaaaaaaacgataaatctgatataatccgatatatctacgttatatccttattttaca containing:
- the LOC126794491 gene encoding NAD(P)H-quinone oxidoreductase subunit S, chloroplastic, translating into MASNINLPSFQGPLLKSNFLGRNDLYNLAPRPCFTVQRRPSPHHLRTYAKFNLFEILGGRGLLNGERGVEKELTRNVEEEAAAAAVGDETEKTEGEEESEGSAVAGIDSAQEAAFEKELMGLTGGFPGGETGLRKFIEKNPPPKKPPAAKSGTTAAIMNSKKPKAPELPLLLPGMIAIVSNPNSPYHMYCGIVQRITDGKAGVLFEGGNWDRLITFRLEELTRREKGPPGKNPRSAILEPLLQRDSE
- the LOC126794493 gene encoding uncharacterized protein LOC126794493, which produces MGGAQLMKRIPRIKFPQRHPKPAGSESQAAAPLAGDSVQGFFSGSKASPTLGGKASEQPPRTPVSKEEIEAIMLGGCI